Proteins found in one Thalassophryne amazonica chromosome 1, fThaAma1.1, whole genome shotgun sequence genomic segment:
- the LOC117519603 gene encoding zinc finger protein 664-like has protein sequence MECALSMGVTGFLCLSLQKLSRTKEENPQPCPQNEEAFSFPPLTENSNSCDPYGESFKHSPTLKPHQPRHTEKKLYHCDECGKAFTQSFSLKRHKLTHSGEKQHTCNHCEKAFFSLSNLKEHQLTHSGEKPYSCDECGKAFSKSFSLKRHKLTHSEEKPYSCDQCEKAFINSSNLKVHQLTHSGEKPYTCDQCGKAFINTSNLKVHQLYHSGEKPYTCTQCGNAFRQFSHLKRHQLIHRGENLYLREEREEQFTKTSYLERHGDELYTCDQSGPSHLQQHEFTDNEEKPYICGQCGKAFISSSSLKVHQLYHSGECEEEISESSYLERHQPECSGDELYTCDQSESAFRGPSHLQQHEFTESEEKPYICDQCGKAFRWLFNLKRHKLVHSGEKPYSCDQCEKTFRFHTSYMRHKASHMSGNGKHERSHIGIKRGRETLVHTPKQQVAVMDVNTFPTAIKANEEAAKDNLVWR, from the exons ATGGAGTGTGCCTTATCCATGGGAGTCACGGGCTTTCTTTGTTTATCATTGCAGAAATTGAGTCGCACAAAGGAGGAGAATCCTCAACCCTGTCCGCAGAATGAGGAAGCTTTTTCATTTCCACCATTGACAGAAAACTCAAACAGCTGTGACCCATATGGAGAAAGTTTCAAGCATTCACCAACTCTAAAACCACACCAGCCTAGGCACACTGAAAAGAAGCTATACCACTGTGACGAATGTGGGAAAGCTTTCACCCAGTCATTTAGCCTAAAACGACATAAACTCACCCACAGTGGAGAAAAACAACACACCTGTAACCATTGTGAAAAAGCATTCTTCAGCTTATCAAATCTAAAAGAGCACCAGCTTACACACAGCGGAGAAAAACCATACAGCTGTGATGAGTGCGGCAAAGCTTTCAGTAAGTCATTTAGCCTAAAACGCCATAAACTCACCCACAGTGAAGAAAAACCATACTCTTGTGACCAGTGTGAGAAAGCTTTCATCAATTCATCAAACTTAAAAGTACACCAACTCACCCACAGTGGAGAAAAACCATACACTTGTGACCAGTGTGGGAAAGCTTTCATCAATACCTCCAACTTAAAAGTGCACCAACTCTACCACAGTGGAGAAAAACCATACACCTGCACCCAGTGTGGGAATGCTTTCCGCCAGTTTTCACATCTAAAAAGACACCAGCTCATCCACAGGGGAGAAAACCTTTACCTCAGAGAAGAACGTGAGGAACAATTCACTAAGACTTCATATCTAGAAAGACAC GGAGATGAATTATACACCTGTGACCAAAGTGGACCGTCTCACCTACAACAGCACGAGTTTACAGACAACGAGGAAAAACCATACATCTGTGGCCAGTGTGGGAAAGCTTTCATCAGTTCATCAAGCCTGAAGGTTCACCAACTTTACCACAGTGGGGAATGTGAGGAAGAAATCAGTGAGTCTTCCTATCTAGAAAGACACCAACCTGAGTGCAGTGGAGATGAATTATACACCTGTGACCAGAGTGAGAGTGCTttcagaggaccatcccatctaCAACAGCACGAGTTTACCGAAAGCGAAGAGAAACCATACATCTGTGACCAGTGTGGGAAAGCTTTCAGGTGGTTGTTTAACCTAAAACGACACAAACTCGTCCACAGTGGAGAAAAACCATACTCCTGCGACCAGTGTGAGAAGACTTTCCGTTTCCATACCTCATACATGCGACATAAAGCGTCCCACATGAGTGGTAATGGGAAACATGAACGCTCTCATATTGGGATCAAAAG GGGACGGGAAACGCTGGTCCACACTCCGAAACAGCAAGTGGCGGTAATGGACGTAAACACTTTTCCAACCGCCATCAAAGCGAATGAAGAAGCAGCTAAAGACAATCTGGTGTGGAGGTAA
- the LOC117528012 gene encoding zinc finger protein 99-like, with protein sequence MSSSQETLRDGNTEGRQSCLPSDKGFPMTEKPYSCDQCGDRFQHASALQLHWCNRTVKNLYGCDQCGKSFTQPFSLKRHKLTHSGEKLYTCDQCGRAFINSSHLKVHQLIHSGEKPYRCDECGRAFTQSFSLKRHKLTHSGEKPYSCDQCDKAFVNLSHLKLHHLTHSGEKPYTCDQCGRAFGRLFSLKRHKRTHNREELCICDQCGKSFNQPFSLKQHKLTHSEERPYSCDLCDKAFINSSNLKVHKLTHSGEKPYSCDQCGKAFINSSNLKVHRLIHSGEKPYTCDQCGNTFRQSSHLKQHQLIHSEEKLLLSEECGRYFSPYSYLTGHKPFYREDKLYTFDQSGAAFSGPSHLEEHTYTHRDEKPYTCEECGKAFNRPFNLRRHKSVHSGEKPYVCDQCGNVFSQSSSLKQHKRAHSGEKPYTCEECGKSFRFNTSYMRHKITHFNDKLHQCQYCTKNFFYFTDLTRHERSHTGIKRYWCGECRKSFSSLIHWKVQNGSNQRKRCFSGLMVQLS encoded by the exons ATGAGTTCATCACAAGAG ACATTGAGGGATGGAAACACAGAAGGACGTCAGTCCTGTCTGCCAAGTGACAAAGGTTTTCCAATGACTGAAAAACCATACAGCTGTGACCAGTGTGGCGATCGTTTCCAGCATGCCTCAGCCCTACAACtgcattggtgtaatcgcactgtGAAGAACTTATACGGctgtgaccaatgtgggaaaTCTTTCACACAGCCTTTTAGCTTAAAACGGCATAAGCTCACCCACAGTGGAGAAAAACTATACACCTGTGACCAGTGTGGGAGAGCTTTCATCAACTCATCACACCTTAAAGTGCATCAACTCATCCACAGTGGAGAAAAACCATACAGATGTGACGAGTGCGGGAGGGCTTTCACTCAGTCATTTAGCTTAAAACGACATAAACTCACCCACAGTGGAGAAAAACCATATAGCTGTGACCAGTGTGACAAAGCTTTTGTCAACTTATCACATCTAAAACTGCACCACCTCACCCACAGTGGAGAAAAACCATATACCTGTGACCAGTGTGGGAGAGCTTTTGGTCGGTTATTTAGCCTAAAACGACATAAACGTACCCATAACAGAGAAGAACTATGCATCTGTGACCAATGTGGGAAGAGTTTTAACCAGCCATTTAGCTTAAAACAACATAAACTCACTCATAGTGAAGAAAGACCATACAGCTGTGACCTGTGTGATAAAGCTTTCATCAACTCCTCAAACCTAAAAGTGCATAAGCTCACTCACAGTGGAGAAAAACCATACAGctgtgaccaatgtgggaaaGCTTTCATCAATTCATCAAACTTAAAAGTGCACAGACTCATCCATAGTGGAGAAAAACCGTACACCTGTGACCAGTGTGGGAACACTTTCCGCCAGTCCTCTCACCTAAAACAGCACCAGCTTATCCACAGTGAAGAAAAACTTCTCCTCAGTGAAGAATGTGGGAGATACTTCAGTCCCTATTCTTACCTAACAGGACACAAACCTTTCTACAGAGAGGATAAATTGTACACATTTGACCAAAGTGGGGCAGCTTTCAGTGGACCATCTCACCTAGAAGAACACACATATACCCACAGAGACGAAAAACCATACACCTGTGAAGAATGTGGGAAAGCTTTCAATAGACCATTCAACCTAAGACGCCACAAATCTGTCCACAGTGGAGAAAAACCATACGTCTGCGACCAATGTGGGAATGTTTTCAGCCAGTCATCTTCGCTGAAACAGCACAAACGTGCCCACAGTGGAGAAAAACCTTACACCTGTGAAGAATGTGGGAAGAGTTTCCGTTTCAATACATCATACATGAGGCATAAAATTACCCACTTTAATGACAAACTGCACCAGTGTCAGTACtgcacaaaaaactttttttatttcACCGATCTTACCAGACATGAACGCTCACATACTGGGATCAAGCGGTACTGGTGCGGAGAATGTAGAAAAAGTTTCTCCAGTTTAATTCACTGGAAGGTCCAGAATGGATCTAATCAGAGGAAGAGATGCTTCTCTGGGCTAATGGTCCAACTGTCTTAA